GGCATGGAGGAACTGCTCTTCACCAGGGCACGAACCTTCAACAAGTGGCAGGACCGGGCGGTGACGGACGCGCAGATCCCAGCGATCTACGACCTTGCCCGGATGGGCCCGACCTCGGCCAATTGCAGCCCGGCGCGCTTCGTCTTCGTCCGCACGGCCGAAGGCAAGGAGAAGCTCAGGCCGGCGCTGTCGTCGGGCAACCTTGAAAAGACCATGTCGGCGCCGGTGACGGCGATCGTGGCCCATGACACCACCTTCTACGACAAGCTGCCGCAGCTCTTCCCGCATGTCGACGCAAGGCCCTGGTTCACGTCGAGCCCGGCTTTCGCCGAGGAGACCGCCTTCCGCAACGGCACGCTGCAGGCGGCCTATCTCATCATGGCGGCGCGGATGTCCGGCCTCGATACGGGGCCGATGTCGGGCTTCAAGGCCGATCTCGTCAACGAGGCCTTCTTCGCCGGCACGACCTGGAAGGTGAACTTCCTGATCAACATCGGCTACGGCGACGATACCGGCAATTTCGCCCGGCTGCCGCGGCTGGCCTTCGACGAGGCCTGCATCCTGGCCTGAGGCCGGGACCCGACTTTGCGCAGCGTCAGGGCGACGCTGCGACGCGAAGGTCGGGCAGGGCGTGGCTCGGCCGGACCTTCGACGACCCGTAGGCATGCCCGCCCGTCGTCACGCGCATCTGCCTGCGCAGCCGGGCAAGAGCCGGGCGACCGCAGTGCCCGGACCGCCGTTCAAGCCATGCCGAGCGCGGCGAGGTAGAGATCGAGGATCGCCTCTTCTTCCTGCCGCTCGTTCGCGTCCTTCTTGCGCAGCCGGATGATGGTGCGCACCGCCTTCGCATCGAAGCCGGTTCCCTTCAGCTCCGCATAGACGTCCTTGATGTCGTCGGCGATCGTCTGCTTCTCCTCCTCGAGGCGTTCGATGCGCTCGATGAAGGCGCGCAGCTGGCCTGCGGCGATCGTCTGGGAGGATTCTTCGGTGATCTCGTCGGCCATGTCGGTGCTCCGCTTTGAAGATGGCGCCGCGACTCTGTGCGGGCGGCGCCTGAAATCGAGGCGTCTCGATGCATCAGGCTGTCTGAAGGGTCAAGCCGCCCGGCGATCAAAAGCCCGAAGCCGGCCAAATGCGGCAAGCCGCAGGGCGTTCAGCTCAGCCGGCGGGCACATCCTTCGTCGTCAGTCGGGACGAAAGCGCCTCCATTCGGTCCGCCAGCCCGGCAAGGGCTCCGATCACGGCCGCGTCGGTGCGATCGGCCTTGGCGAGCGCCTCGTCGCGGGTCTTGCGCAGCGTGGCGACTTCGGCCTCGAGACCCTTCACGCGATGCTGCAGCTCCGACAACTCGTCCATCACCATGATGCCCGCCATCACGGCCAGCCGGTGGTCGCCGATCTCGCCGAAGGACGCCTTCAGGTGCCCGACGTAGCGATCGAACTTCTGGGCGAGGTCCAGAAGGTGATCCTCCTGGCCCTCGTCGCAGGCCATCCGGTACGATTTTCCGTCGATGACGACGGTGACCTGCGCCATTGGACCCCTACCTGTCGAGGACGGCTCGGATGGTCTCCATGGCGGTGACCAGCCGGCGCGACACTTCCTTGTTGGCGTCCTGCAGACGCTCGGCACGTGCCTCCGAAGCATCGAGCTCCTGCGCCAGCCGGGAACGGTCGGCGTTCATGCGCTGGACCTCGGCCTCCGCCTCGGCATAGTCCTGGCCCTGCTCGATCCGCGCCATCGCCGCGTTTTCGAGCACGTCCATGGCCTTGCCGAGCCGGTTGATGACCTCTTTCAGTGTCGCTTCCACGGCCGTTCCTGCGCGGAGAACCCGAATCGTGCGCGTTGCGAGCGCGTTACCCGTGAAAGATTAGACGCCGCATGAAAGGGGCGTCAACAAACTCCGCGTCCCGGTCCCCAGCAAAGGCGCCGACAGGCATGGGTCGCTCCGCCCCAAAGCTGCAGACGCAGCCCCGCGCC
The nucleotide sequence above comes from Aquibium microcysteis. Encoded proteins:
- a CDS encoding malonic semialdehyde reductase, whose translation is MIDAGVAGMEELLFTRARTFNKWQDRAVTDAQIPAIYDLARMGPTSANCSPARFVFVRTAEGKEKLRPALSSGNLEKTMSAPVTAIVAHDTTFYDKLPQLFPHVDARPWFTSSPAFAEETAFRNGTLQAAYLIMAARMSGLDTGPMSGFKADLVNEAFFAGTTWKVNFLINIGYGDDTGNFARLPRLAFDEACILA
- a CDS encoding DUF2312 domain-containing protein, giving the protein MADEITEESSQTIAAGQLRAFIERIERLEEEKQTIADDIKDVYAELKGTGFDAKAVRTIIRLRKKDANERQEEEAILDLYLAALGMA
- a CDS encoding cell division protein ZapA, producing the protein MAQVTVVIDGKSYRMACDEGQEDHLLDLAQKFDRYVGHLKASFGEIGDHRLAVMAGIMVMDELSELQHRVKGLEAEVATLRKTRDEALAKADRTDAAVIGALAGLADRMEALSSRLTTKDVPAG
- a CDS encoding DUF4164 domain-containing protein, producing MDVLENAAMARIEQGQDYAEAEAEVQRMNADRSRLAQELDASEARAERLQDANKEVSRRLVTAMETIRAVLDR